DNA sequence from the Nitrososphaerota archaeon genome:
GTTCGGTTCTTCCCATAGCCTTGACGCGCATCTTGTTTTTGTGAATTCGCGGGTCTACGTACAGTTTTTCCAGCCTTTGTCGGATCAGTTCATACAAATATTCCAGCTCATTATCCTTGCGATCCAGATTTTCAGTAGACAAAACATACAGAGTGATGATTTTGATGTCTAGTTCTTCGCACCAATCCAAAAAGTTCTCTACTGCATCGGCTCCCTTGAAGTGACCTTCGTTGGACATTGTTAATGCTTTTTTTGCCCACCTTCTATTACCATCCAGTATTACTGCAATGTGGTTTGGAATTGTGCCGCGTCTGATTTCATTTTCGAGTCTTTGTGAGTATAATTTATAAAAATAGGAGAGAAACGGTTTTGCTTTTTCTATTCCGATAAGACTTCTCCTCCCTTCTTTTTCCTGTATTTTCGGAATAAGAAGGTAGCAGATATCAGTGTTATTGCTAGCCCTGCCAAAAATGGCGGAATCAGGGTAAAGGAGCTCTCATCATTGACTAGCAGATTTGTAAACTGGTAAACCGTTGGATATACTGAAACTAGCACAATCATGCGTAAAATGTCGGTAATATGCCTAAGGCTTCCCTTTAACCAGTTGCTAATCAGAATTCCGCCAAATATTGAGCCTATTCCCATCCACAAAAATGGTAATGCGCCTGCAATGAATTGACCCAGTGTCACCTTGTCTGCAAATATGTCTGGAAAACCTGAATCCAAAACTTGTGGGTCCAAAATATTTGTGTGTATTGCAGAAAATCCAGACAATATCGATGCTAGTGCAATTGTAATGCCGGTTATCACTGTGAACATTCGAACCAGGCCTGCGGGAGTGGGCTTTGCCCAGTTGGCCCAGGCCCTATCCAAATCAAATGCGCGGATCAAAAATGCACTACCCACTATGCTGATTAGTACTGCAAAGATTTCCTGTGTGTATCCAGATATGGTGCCGATTCCGCCGATTAACAGCAAAATTCCAGGCAATCCCAAAAAGAACTTAGAATATTTTGAATCATAAACGATCATCTTTAGATATTTTCCAAAGACGGCATAGGAATACTCGACACTTCTACTTACTCTCATCACACATCTTTGGACAGAAACAATTGGCACAACATTTTGTATTATGGGTATGACACTTTCATCATCTTCACCATCTGACACAATGACTGCGCCGTTTGCCGAAAAGCTGGACAGAACCGACTTAACCTCGCGAATTATTTTTTCGTCTGCCTGAACTCCCCTATTACTTACTCCTGCAACTACGACTACCTCTGTTTGGTAGCCTTTACTGATCAGGTCTTCGTATGTCTTTATTGCATAGAAAATAGAGTTTGCATCTGCGTCCTCCGGGTCATGCAGTGCAAGCTTTTGTGCAGATTCGATGCATGCGTTTCTGCCAACTACTGGTGTTAGAACTCCAGCTTTATCGCCAACATCATTATCCCTATCAACACAAATCACTAGCAGCCTGCTTGTAAGTGGTGTATCCAATTTCTTTTCTATTTTAGATTCTAAAGACAATACGAGTATACATTGCAAAATTGGCTATTAATGATTTCCAACTATTCAAAATATTACAAATAGGAATCTAGGCTCATCTAGGCTGGACGTGAGTCATTTGATGCGGCAAGTGCGTCTTGTGCCTGGGTTAGGTATTGCTCCAGTTTTGCCTTATCCTCTGCTATGTCTGATGCCGGGTCCGACTTTAGCTTCTCTGCAACGACTGCCGTCTCTCTAAGATAGGTGTTGTATGCTCGAAGCGAGTCTGCAAGTGCAGAATAGCTTTGGACCCATTGTTCTGGCACATCAGGCTGTGTTATACTGATTATCATGGAGCGAATCTGACCTGAAGATATCTCTGCAATCGTGATATAGTTTTCTGGTGTGATTTGACCTGATAACATCTTGTTAAATTCAATCTTGTCGGATTCTGAGATTGCCTTTTGCTGATCAATTAGCGCATCAATCTCGTCACTGGGATTTGAAATCACAGTGCTGAATTGGTTGTTTTGTGGAATGAACCAAACTGTAAAACTTGCCAAAGTGATAGCAGATAGCACTACGGCAGTAATGATGAATCCTTTTTTTGATTTCAACTCAAACCAAAAATTACACCCTATAATATAATTGAAATACACAAAAAATCGGTATGATTTTTGCCAAAATTTTGCATTTTGTCTGGATTGATGTCATAATTAGCAAAAAACAACCTAATCCAAAATGGATCGAAATTCGCAACTAACTACATCCTACAAATGTAGACTAGTCCATCGTATAGTAAAATATTTTTTACCGTTTCTTGATAAATACACGCATACTGTAGACCAATTACAATGGCTCAAGCTTACTGTGTAAAATGCAGAGCAAAAAGGGAAATTAAAGATCCTAAAGCAACAACGCTAAAGAATGGTCGTCCAGCTATCAAGGGCGTTTGTCCAAAATGTGGTACCAACGTCTTTAGAATCGGCGCTGCTTAAGCTAAACCACTCTTTCTTTTTGAATTAAGCTCATATAGGTAGAGTTGTCTTTATTTCGTATTGACCAAGGCAGACTATGAGAAACTCCTAAAGCAAATCCAGGACAAAATCTCCGAAAAAAAGACTGATGTTGTGGAGAGATTTGAGCTTCCATCACCCAATGTGATGTGGGAAGGCCAGCGCACCATATTGCACAATTTCATGGACTTTGTAAAAAAACTGAGACGCGACCCAGACAAGGTCCTGCAATACTTGGCAAAAGAATTTGCAACCCCTGCTGAGCGAAGTGCAGACAAGGCAATCTTTGTCGGAAGGCGCGAGCCGCACGACTTTGTAAATCTGCTTAACATTTACGTCAAGGATTATCTTGAATGCCCGACCTGCAAGAGTCCAGATACCAAAATAGAGCGAGAAAACAGAATCACCTTTTTGATATGTGAGGCATGCGGCGCAAAATCATCACTCAAAGGTAAATACGCATAATGCGATTCTTCGTCAAGACATCCAACTATCAAAACAGCAACATGTTAAACATGTGCGACGAAGCCCTTCTAGGCAAAGTAATCAAAAACGGAAAACTGCAAATCAATATCAGCAAAAGCTACTATGGCCAAAGACTCGTTGAAAAAGAAGAAGCAGAAACACTACTACAAAACTGTTCCATCTTGAATTTGGTTGGCACAAACACCATACAAATGTCAGTTGACCTCAAAATTGGCTCTCAACAAGGAGTCAAGACGATAGACGGTGTTCCATTTTTGATAGTATTCAAAATGTAATACACACAATTATATACAAAAATTTTAATCCGATACTATTGGGAAAGCGCAAAGTTCTAAACGAAAGTGAGCTAAAAGATATCCAACTGCCACAGCAAGGCGAGATGTTGGGTAGGGTCATCAAACTCTTGGGAAGTGATCAGGTGCTTGTAAAATGCACTGATGAGAAAATCCGAAGGGGAAGAATTCGTGGAACCCTCAAGCGAAGAATTTGGATTAGAGACAATGATGTTGTGATCATTGCACCATGGGATTTCAAACAAGACGACCGCGGCGACATTACCTGGAGATTCACGCTGTCTCAGGTGGACTGGCTCAAAAACAACGGCCATTTGCCAAAAGAATTCTAATGATGTACAAAATTGTCTGAAGACGATTTTTCTGGAATAGAAGAAATAGAAGACTATGACTCTAAATTTGCAAAAATCTTCCCAAAGCAAAAGCGGCGCAAGCCCCAAGATGGATTCAAAAACAATAAAGTAGTCAACCAAGTCCTTGACAAGACTACAATGTTTACCATGTACGAGATGATTAACGCCAAGATAATCTCGTATGTAAATGGCATAGTGAAGGCAGGAAAAGAGTCTGCCCTGTTTTGGGCAGTCGACCCAGAAGGAAAAGATGTGGCACTCAAGGTATATTTGACATCGACTTCGAGTTTTAAAAAACGCGCACCTTACATCTTGGGTGATCCAAGATTTTCTCACCTCAAAAAGGGTACGAGAAACATGGTGTACCTTTGGGCCCAAAAAGAGTTCAAGAACCTCAAGCAATGCATACGCCACGAGCTACCTGTGGCAAGACCACTTCATGTTTCAAAAAACGTGCTTGCGATGGAGTTTGTCGGCAAAGCAGGAGTCCCATCACCTACACTCCACGAAACAGAGGTTGATGAAAACGACTACTCCCAAATCATTGAGTTTATCACAAAACTCTACAAAAAGGCAAAACTAGTCCATGGCGATCTCTCTGAATATAATGTGTTCAAGACAGAAGGTGGCCTAGTTGTTTTTGACTTTGGATCAGCAGTTGATACAATACACCCAAATGCTCAAAATTTTCTTGAAAGAGACGTTAAAAACATGTCATACTTTTTTGCAAAAAGAGGACTAACAGTCACAAATCCTGCTGATGTCCTTCACACAATAACATCATGAGCTTTGATAAACTAGTAAGAATTCCAGTGGACCGAGTAGGAGCACTAATTGGAAAATCTGGCAAGGTCAAAGCACAGATAGAAAAGACGTGTTTTGTCAAACTGGAAATAGACAGCGAGACAGGCGAAGTGGAAATAGCAACTGACGGCCAAATAGATCAAATTCAGCCGTTCAAGGCGGTAGAACTAGTCACTGCGATAGGCCGCGGATTCTCGCCGGAAAATGCAATGAAGCTAATGAGGGAAGATTATGTTTTACATGTGATGGATCTGAGAGACTTTGCCGGCAAATCCCAACAGCAAATTGAAAGGATAAAAGGAAGAATAATCGGAGAGGGAGGTAGAGCAAGAGCAAACATGGAAAATCTAACTAATACTAGTATCTGCGTTTACGGAAAAACAGTTTCAATAATTGGAGAGCCAATTCAGATCAAGCTGGCAGTTTCTGCAATATCATCGATTTCTTCTGGAAGCAAGCACGGCTCTGTCTATGGAAGGCTGGAAGCAAATAAGAGAAGGCAAAAAATAGAGCGAATGCAATTGTGGGAAAACAAAGATGTCTAAGGAAACCTTTAGCCAGATCTCGCCAAGCGAGTTCTTTTACAGAAACAGGGACCTTGCAGGATTTTCTAATCCCACACGTTCGCTATACACTGCTGTTAGGGAATTTGTAGAAAACGCACTGGATGCATGTGACCAAAGGGGCATACTACCAGATGTAAAACTGATAATTCAAGCAGTAGACCCAGAAAAGCCAGATCCAAAACCATACATCCTAACTGTTAAGGACAATGGTCCAGGAATGGATTCAAAGCAAATCCCGCTTGCATTTGGAACTGTACTGTATGGCTCTAAATTCGGACTTAAGCAGGCACGAGGCATGTTCGGCCTAGGTGCTACAATGGCAATTTTGTACGGGCAAATCACTACAAACAAGCCAGTTGTGGTGTCAAGCTCGGTTGATGGCCAGACCTCTCATGAATATTCTATGATGCTTGACATTCAGAAAAACAAGCCAGTCATTCTAAAACACACAACAAAAGAGTCTGGCAAAAAAGGACTAAACGTCTCAATAACACTAGAGGGTGACTATTCCAAGGCAGGCTCTAAAATCAGGGACTATGTGTATCAGACATCGCTGATTACGCCATATGCGTCAATATCGTTTGATGATCCAAAGGGCGAGAAATTCCAATACAAAAGAATTGTGGATACAATGCCAGCACCTCCGACAATAATCAAACCGCACCCGCACGGAGTCGACGTTGAAACCATTCGCCGAATGATCGTTGATACTCATTATGAAATCCCGACACTAGATAATTCAATGATAGAAAAGGTACGCAAAGAACTAGGGCTTGCAAAAAAGAATCTAAACTTTGAAGGGATAATGCAGAGAGCAGAAAAAAAATGGGCATCGCTATCAAGACCTGTCCGAGTAATAGTTGCTCTAATGTCGTTTTTGCAGATGGACTTTGAGAAAGTAATGAAAATAAGAATTGATGATGTGGACTTGGCAAACAAACACCTCACTTATTGGGACTTTGGTGAATCAAAATCTGTAATGATAGACATGCCAAAATCCAGTCAGTACTATAAACAACTTGCAAACACCGTGGCCGGAGAAACACTTGGAACGTTTCTCACAAAAAGATTCCAAAGAGTCGGACCGTCCACTGCAGACAAGTTTGCGGAATTTGCAAGCCTAAAGCCTGAGAAAAGAATTGGCTCTTTTACCAATGAGGAACTAGTACAGCTAAGCGATTCACTGCAGAGATACGAGGACTTTCTGGCACCAGACCCTAGTTGCCTTGCACCTCTGGGAGAAGAACCACTGCGCAAGGGAATTGCCCAGTTTTTCAAGCCTGATTTCTTTGATGTAATCCAAAGAAGCGCCTCTGCATATTCCGGTTTTCCATTTGTGGTAGAGATGGGAATTGCTTATGGGGGTGAAATTCCATCAGGCAAAATCAGTGTATATCGATTTGCCAACAGAATCCCGTTATTATATGATGAAGGCAGTGATGTCGTACTACAGGTGGTAAACGAGACAGACTGGGGTAGATACAAACTCAAAAACGACTCTTCAGTAGTCATAGTAAGCCATATTTGCTCTACTAGAATTCCATACAAGACAGTAGGAAAGGAAAACGTAGCAGATAGGCCGGAAATTGAAAAAGAACTGCGACTTGCCTTACAGTTTTTGCTAAGAAAACTCTCTGCATACATGTCAAAGAAAGGCTTAGCCGAGGCAGAAAAGAAGAGAAGCAACCTTTACCAAAAATATCTTCCACTAATTGC
Encoded proteins:
- a CDS encoding translation initiation factor IF-2 subunit beta encodes the protein MTKADYEKLLKQIQDKISEKKTDVVERFELPSPNVMWEGQRTILHNFMDFVKKLRRDPDKVLQYLAKEFATPAERSADKAIFVGRREPHDFVNLLNIYVKDYLECPTCKSPDTKIERENRITFLICEACGAKSSLKGKYA
- a CDS encoding translation initiation factor 1A — protein: MGKRKVLNESELKDIQLPQQGEMLGRVIKLLGSDQVLVKCTDEKIRRGRIRGTLKRRIWIRDNDVVIIAPWDFKQDDRGDITWRFTLSQVDWLKNNGHLPKEF
- a CDS encoding DNA topoisomerase VI subunit B; protein product: MSKETFSQISPSEFFYRNRDLAGFSNPTRSLYTAVREFVENALDACDQRGILPDVKLIIQAVDPEKPDPKPYILTVKDNGPGMDSKQIPLAFGTVLYGSKFGLKQARGMFGLGATMAILYGQITTNKPVVVSSSVDGQTSHEYSMMLDIQKNKPVILKHTTKESGKKGLNVSITLEGDYSKAGSKIRDYVYQTSLITPYASISFDDPKGEKFQYKRIVDTMPAPPTIIKPHPHGVDVETIRRMIVDTHYEIPTLDNSMIEKVRKELGLAKKNLNFEGIMQRAEKKWASLSRPVRVIVALMSFLQMDFEKVMKIRIDDVDLANKHLTYWDFGESKSVMIDMPKSSQYYKQLANTVAGETLGTFLTKRFQRVGPSTADKFAEFASLKPEKRIGSFTNEELVQLSDSLQRYEDFLAPDPSCLAPLGEEPLRKGIAQFFKPDFFDVIQRSASAYSGFPFVVEMGIAYGGEIPSGKISVYRFANRIPLLYDEGSDVVLQVVNETDWGRYKLKNDSSVVIVSHICSTRIPYKTVGKENVADRPEIEKELRLALQFLLRKLSAYMSKKGLAEAEKKRSNLYQKYLPLIAQFAAELAGKNKEPDYKKLIKDLNTNVKTEE
- a CDS encoding DUF373 family protein, coding for MSLESKIEKKLDTPLTSRLLVICVDRDNDVGDKAGVLTPVVGRNACIESAQKLALHDPEDADANSIFYAIKTYEDLISKGYQTEVVVVAGVSNRGVQADEKIIREVKSVLSSFSANGAVIVSDGEDDESVIPIIQNVVPIVSVQRCVMRVSRSVEYSYAVFGKYLKMIVYDSKYSKFFLGLPGILLLIGGIGTISGYTQEIFAVLISIVGSAFLIRAFDLDRAWANWAKPTPAGLVRMFTVITGITIALASILSGFSAIHTNILDPQVLDSGFPDIFADKVTLGQFIAGALPFLWMGIGSIFGGILISNWLKGSLRHITDILRMIVLVSVYPTVYQFTNLLVNDESSFTLIPPFLAGLAITLISATFLFRKYRKKKGGEVLSE
- a CDS encoding serine protein kinase RIO translates to MFTMYEMINAKIISYVNGIVKAGKESALFWAVDPEGKDVALKVYLTSTSSFKKRAPYILGDPRFSHLKKGTRNMVYLWAQKEFKNLKQCIRHELPVARPLHVSKNVLAMEFVGKAGVPSPTLHETEVDENDYSQIIEFITKLYKKAKLVHGDLSEYNVFKTEGGLVVFDFGSAVDTIHPNAQNFLERDVKNMSYFFAKRGLTVTNPADVLHTITS
- a CDS encoding DUF424 domain-containing protein, translating into MRFFVKTSNYQNSNMLNMCDEALLGKVIKNGKLQINISKSYYGQRLVEKEEAETLLQNCSILNLVGTNTIQMSVDLKIGSQQGVKTIDGVPFLIVFKM
- a CDS encoding RNA-binding protein, which produces MSFDKLVRIPVDRVGALIGKSGKVKAQIEKTCFVKLEIDSETGEVEIATDGQIDQIQPFKAVELVTAIGRGFSPENAMKLMREDYVLHVMDLRDFAGKSQQQIERIKGRIIGEGGRARANMENLTNTSICVYGKTVSIIGEPIQIKLAVSAISSISSGSKHGSVYGRLEANKRRQKIERMQLWENKDV